Genomic segment of Osmia bicornis bicornis chromosome 2, iOsmBic2.1, whole genome shotgun sequence:
TATTTGATAAAGCAAGAATGGAAGATCTTTTAAAGCGTAGATTTTTCTATGACCAATCTTTTGCAATTTATGGAGGAATTACCGGTCAATTTGATTTTGGACCAATGGGTTGTGCACtgaaaacaaatttattaaatgtttgGAGGAGTTTCTTTGTATTGGAGGAGCAAATGCTAGAAGTTGACTGTTCCATTTTAACACCAGAACCTGTACTTAAAGCATCTGGACATGTTGAAAGATTTGCAGATTTAATGGTTAAAGATACAAAAAGTGGAGAATGTTATAGACTAGATCACTTAATTAAATCACAtctagaaaaagttattagtGATAAAAAAACTAGTGAAGATACACGTGCAGAATGCaaagatattattattaaattagatgGAATGACTAAAGATGAAATGGCTGCAGTTTTatctaaatttaatataaagtCCCCACTCTCTGGGAATGATCTAACAGAGCCAATAGAGTTTAACTTAATGTTTGCAACTCAAATTGGCCCTTCTGGTCTTGTAAAAGGATTTTTAAGGCCAGAAACTGCTCAGGGTATCTTTGTAAATTTTAAGAGATTACTTGCATTTAATCAAGAAAGATTACCATTTGCTGCAGCTCAGATTGGAAATGCATTTCGTAATGAAATCTCTCCACGATCTGGTCTAATTAGAGTGAGAGAATTCACTATGGCAGAAATAGAACATTTTTGTGATCCTAGTGACAAAAGCCACCCCAAGTTTGAAACAGTTAAAAACTTAACTTTGCTTTTATATTCTGCATGCAATCAAATGGATGGAAAGAGTGCACAGCATGTAATTTTAGGTGATGCAGTATCAACAAAGCTTATAGCCAATGAAACATTAGGATATTTTATGGGTAGAATTTaccaatttttaattaaagttggAATTGACCCGAAAAAGTTACGTTTCCGCCAACACATGGGAAATGAAATGGCTCATTATGCATGTGATTGTTGGGATGCAGAGTGTCTAACTTCTTATGGCTGGATTGAATGTGTTGGTTGTGCAGATCGTTCTGCTTACGATCTTACTCAACATACAAAAGCCACTGGTGTAAAATTAGTAGCAGAGAAAAAATTGTCAGCACCAAAAAATGTTGGTGTATGCGAAATAGTACCAAATAAAGTTTTAATTGGAAAAACATTCAAGAAAGATAGTAAATTAGTACAGGATGCATTAGCAGAATTAAATGAGAGTAGTATTAATTCTATGGAAACTGAACTTAATGAGAATGGGGaatgtaatttaaaacttGCTAATGATGCAGAggtaaaaattacaaaagatATGATTCAAGTAAAACGATATCAGAAAACTGTACATGTAGAAGAAATTATACCTTCTGTGATTGAACCATCATTTGGTATTGGTCGGATTATGTATGCCATCTTTGAACATAACTTCAGAACAAGGGAAGGAGATGAAAAACGAACTTATCTTAGCTTACCACCCGTTGTGGCTCCTTTGAAATGTTCAGTGTTACCACTTAGTAGTAACGATGATTTTATGCCATTTGTAAAACAATTATGTAAGTGTACTTTTTAAAACTATTTTAAAGGgtatcaaatttttcaaacatttatgTAACTATTACAGCTCAGAATCTCACCAAAGTAGATGTTTCGCACAAAGTAGACGATTCTTCAGGCAGTATTGGACGCAGATATGCGCGAACGGACGAAATTGCAATACCATTTGGTATTACTATAGATTTTGATACACTGAAAATGCCTCATACCGCTACGCTTCGAGAACGAGACAGTATGGGCCAAGTTAGAATAAATGTgagtaaatattatgaaactttaaaatgtaaaaataaaaattaatcgttTGTTTTAATTGCAGTTGGACGAACTTCCAAATGTTGTAAGGGATTTAGCTAATGGAAAACTTACATGGTTGGAAGTTGAAGCGAAGTACCCCAAATTTGAACAACAAGAATCATAGTAAtatatttaagaaatttacaaaataatttatttgtaatataaaaatgtgaatgAATTGCTATAATAGCAATGTTTATTTTGCATTTATATAATACGAATTTTCTAAGcatttacttttttaaatatttgtcgAAACTAATgttaagacaaataaaattgtCACGTTTACAGTTGCTTCGCAATACAAGAGTTTTGATTACCAGCAGTAAAAATCTATGTTAAATTTAACATTcatcttttcaaaatcatgtTTGAAACAAACCATCAAACATTTTACACTCCTTatccatttttctttatctacATCTCCATGTAAAATCTCCTGAAGCTGCATATCAACAGAATGAACCTCTGAAATAtgtaacaattaataattgccagtatttattacatataataTACGTGAAATAATTACTGCAATTGCACGATCGTATCTGTAAACACATGGTGCAAAGTGTTTTCAGTTTTCGAATTTCACCGATAAACTCAAAAACTCGAAGCGATGGTAAATTGATGAACAGTTTGTTTAATTGATTATCCAAATCCTCACGATTATGCCATAATTGCAGACACAAGTATACTggataaaattaaacaaatatacaTAGTTCACATAACTATAATTTttcagaagaaaaataatttatagttttaaataatactaaattattatttaaacttaATTAAACTTATAATTGATTCTATTTTATCATGATAACATAAATCAAAGCGATCAAcaaaattacataattttaaatttaaattgcagTTCGAAATATTGATCATCGATATTGATAATCGAAATACCATTAATCGATAAACAGCGTTATTTCCGCCATTACTCTGTAGGAGGCGTCGGTGAGTCATGCGCGTTAGTTgtgtttcaaaaattgaaagtgGATGGTGATGCAAACGTTTTACAGTATAAATTAACATaaaagtttataaatatttcagaatATATACTGTTCCGTTGCTTTTATTACCTAAAGTGTTCGAGTACCACGAATAAAGTGTCTTAAATGTGCAATTCAGATACCAGGGTTGTCGAAATCTCAGATCAACGCTCGACGATAGTGTAAAGGTATGTATTCGAGTG
This window contains:
- the LOC114872017 gene encoding glycine--tRNA ligase is translated as MQFISRNLYLFYRETAHATCKSILIKQFVRGFTVTTRLTSSKWDYNTWGTKKQNRKVKIQILPDMSDPKIEEILTPLRESVKEQGDYVRKLKSDGAPELDIKKAVAELKVRKKLLEDKELSLSETTIFDKARMEDLLKRRFFYDQSFAIYGGITGQFDFGPMGCALKTNLLNVWRSFFVLEEQMLEVDCSILTPEPVLKASGHVERFADLMVKDTKSGECYRLDHLIKSHLEKVISDKKTSEDTRAECKDIIIKLDGMTKDEMAAVLSKFNIKSPLSGNDLTEPIEFNLMFATQIGPSGLVKGFLRPETAQGIFVNFKRLLAFNQERLPFAAAQIGNAFRNEISPRSGLIRVREFTMAEIEHFCDPSDKSHPKFETVKNLTLLLYSACNQMDGKSAQHVILGDAVSTKLIANETLGYFMGRIYQFLIKVGIDPKKLRFRQHMGNEMAHYACDCWDAECLTSYGWIECVGCADRSAYDLTQHTKATGVKLVAEKKLSAPKNVGVCEIVPNKVLIGKTFKKDSKLVQDALAELNESSINSMETELNENGECNLKLANDAEVKITKDMIQVKRYQKTVHVEEIIPSVIEPSFGIGRIMYAIFEHNFRTREGDEKRTYLSLPPVVAPLKCSVLPLSSNDDFMPFVKQLSQNLTKVDVSHKVDDSSGSIGRRYARTDEIAIPFGITIDFDTLKMPHTATLRERDSMGQVRINLDELPNVVRDLANGKLTWLEVEAKYPKFEQQES